Proteins encoded in a region of the Mucilaginibacter sabulilitoris genome:
- a CDS encoding RagB/SusD family nutrient uptake outer membrane protein yields the protein MKKLYIIILAGCVYTLLSTSCKKVLNKQDLTSASPDLIFGDSVLVKQNVDFIYGQNLPNWYGNTGGSVSSTLNGICDEAYNDNKFMQGTLTNNDVNDIGSSNTSGPYNKIRIINTFLRDLAAGKLTPDTKKRFAAQVLFWRAYRYFDLVRLYGGVPLVLTPLDAVGDANKQAALLPRSKTSDCIKQIVADLDSAIKSLPQRWPDSKNDYGRITSQAAAAFKGRVLLTWASPEFNPTNDRARWQQAYDANLQAKNICDAAGNKLMPDYAGLWFVEGYSNTEAIMVTGYNSATGDQQKDNNGYDLSTRPAYTGTGNPSVSNQPIWEMVQSYPMLDGLAPNASTKYPYTLQSFYKNRDPRFDKTIGFNGCNWPINSNNAFRLWTYYYTDPSSNKIVTTEPITGSATTTGFYLRKAIDPTLAAANVMYSGNDWIEIRYAEVLLNLGECAAEIGNLNQGQEAYSALISLRQRAGVEAGGDGLYGLAPTMNHDQMINAIMLERKIELAYEGKRFWDLRRRNMLQSTLNGTRRSGIRITLNAGAPASLFPPYPGRDQLTADAAYAYFTITPVTLDNKYTLNVQTSVDFFGIPTATISSDPNILQNKGWGGSFDPQQ from the coding sequence ATGAAAAAATTATATATTATAATTTTAGCAGGGTGTGTTTATACATTGCTATCAACAAGCTGTAAGAAAGTATTAAACAAACAAGATCTTACAAGCGCTTCTCCCGATTTGATATTTGGCGACTCAGTTTTGGTAAAACAAAATGTCGACTTTATATATGGTCAGAATTTACCTAACTGGTATGGTAATACCGGAGGCTCTGTATCAAGTACCTTAAATGGTATTTGTGATGAAGCTTATAATGATAATAAATTTATGCAAGGCACCCTCACTAACAATGATGTTAATGACATCGGCAGTAGTAACACATCGGGCCCATATAATAAAATCAGGATAATCAATACCTTTTTACGCGATCTGGCAGCCGGTAAACTGACTCCAGATACAAAAAAGAGATTTGCTGCACAGGTTCTATTTTGGAGAGCTTATCGTTATTTTGATTTGGTTAGATTATATGGGGGAGTTCCTTTGGTATTAACTCCATTAGATGCGGTGGGTGATGCAAATAAACAAGCGGCCTTGTTACCCAGAAGCAAAACGTCGGATTGTATTAAACAAATTGTTGCCGATTTAGATTCTGCCATTAAAAGTTTACCACAAAGATGGCCTGATTCTAAGAATGATTACGGCAGAATTACTTCTCAGGCTGCAGCAGCTTTTAAAGGTCGGGTTCTGCTAACCTGGGCAAGCCCGGAGTTCAATCCAACAAATGATCGTGCCAGGTGGCAACAGGCTTATGATGCTAACCTGCAAGCAAAAAATATTTGTGATGCAGCGGGTAATAAATTAATGCCCGATTATGCAGGCCTATGGTTTGTTGAAGGCTATTCAAATACCGAAGCCATAATGGTTACAGGGTATAATTCAGCTACCGGCGATCAGCAAAAGGATAATAATGGTTACGATCTTTCTACAAGACCGGCTTATACAGGTACTGGTAATCCATCTGTATCAAACCAACCAATATGGGAAATGGTACAATCATACCCAATGCTTGATGGTTTGGCGCCTAATGCGTCAACTAAATATCCGTACACATTGCAATCATTTTACAAAAACCGTGACCCGCGGTTTGATAAAACTATAGGGTTTAATGGCTGTAACTGGCCAATAAACAGCAATAATGCGTTCAGGTTATGGACTTACTATTACACCGACCCATCATCAAACAAAATTGTAACAACTGAGCCAATTACCGGGTCAGCTACAACAACCGGTTTCTATTTGCGCAAGGCTATTGATCCAACGCTGGCAGCCGCTAATGTTATGTATTCAGGAAATGATTGGATTGAGATACGTTATGCAGAAGTGTTGCTGAATTTAGGTGAATGCGCGGCAGAAATTGGTAATCTAAATCAGGGCCAGGAAGCATATAGTGCATTAATCTCTTTACGTCAGCGTGCCGGAGTTGAGGCTGGAGGCGATGGCCTTTATGGTTTAGCTCCTACTATGAATCATGATCAAATGATCAACGCTATTATGCTTGAGCGAAAAATTGAACTGGCTTACGAAGGTAAAAGATTCTGGGACCTGAGAAGAAGAAATATGCTGCAAAGCACGCTTAATGGAACAAGAAGATCTGGAATCAGGATCACATTGAATGCAGGTGCTCCTGCCAGCCTGTTTCCTCCATATCCGGGTCGTGATCAGCTGACTGCGGACGCAGCCTATGCTTATTTTACGATAACCCCGGTAACGCTCGATAATAAATACACATTGAATGTACAAACATCTGTTGATTTCTTTGGTATACCTACAGCTACAATAAGCAGCGACCCCAATATACTTCAAAATAAGGGTTGGGGAGGTTCTTTCGATCCGCAGCAATAA
- a CDS encoding DUF3826 domain-containing protein translates to MRKYIITLMITFSGVMLACAQTSPAANSQDSYTQVITLRSGKIVDALGITDSVKFKKVLDIIVDQYRDLNNIYEERNAKRKQIKEQAGDDKTAANAKMADIDSNVNKQLKVLHSAYLSKLSTQLNAEQIDKVKDGMTYRVYPITYTAYQDELPNLTEEQKGKIKGWLIEARENAIDAESSEKKHAWFGKFKGRINNYLSAQGYDMKKEGEEWQKRIKERNAKN, encoded by the coding sequence ATGAGAAAATATATAATAACGTTGATGATAACTTTTTCGGGAGTTATGTTAGCCTGTGCGCAAACGTCGCCGGCAGCCAACAGTCAGGACAGTTATACACAAGTAATTACGCTACGTTCAGGTAAAATAGTAGATGCATTAGGTATTACCGACTCGGTAAAGTTTAAAAAGGTACTTGATATTATTGTAGATCAATACCGCGATTTAAACAATATATATGAGGAGCGAAATGCAAAACGCAAGCAAATAAAAGAACAGGCAGGCGATGACAAAACAGCTGCGAATGCGAAAATGGCTGATATAGACAGTAATGTAAACAAACAGTTGAAGGTTTTGCACTCTGCCTACCTCTCAAAATTAAGCACACAATTAAATGCCGAACAAATAGACAAAGTAAAGGATGGTATGACTTATAGAGTATATCCCATTACTTATACTGCATATCAGGATGAATTACCAAATCTTACGGAGGAGCAAAAAGGAAAGATCAAAGGATGGTTAATAGAGGCCCGTGAAAATGCGATAGATGCAGAGTCGTCAGAAAAAAAACATGCCTGGTTTGGCAAATTTAAAGGCCGCATAAATAATTATTTATCAGCACAAGGCTACGATATGAAAAAGGAGGGCGAAGAATGGCAAAAACGTATAAAAGAAAGGAACGCTAAAAACTGA
- a CDS encoding dihydrodipicolinate synthase family protein → MEQKNKGFIPVMLTPFKSNGDVDYDALTRLTEMYLQAGASGLFANCLSSEMFELTGEERLQVIKHVIKVANGAVPVVATGTFGGEISKQADFVKRIHDAGTAAVIAITSLLADQNESDELFNDRVFELIDQTSSIPLGFYECPVPYKRLLSPSQLNAFVATGRVIYHKDTCLDINQVIQKLEAEKINPAFGLYDAYMAHAVESLKAGSAGLSCIQGNFFPEMIVWLCNNYANPVLQQEVDMVQQFLIDNMDVMHNVYPVVAKYCLTKRGLKISTTTRREVGNFTSSVRSQIEHLFSDYTHLQNSVGIKNY, encoded by the coding sequence ATGGAACAAAAAAATAAAGGTTTTATACCCGTAATGCTTACTCCTTTCAAAAGTAATGGTGATGTTGATTATGATGCGCTTACGCGATTAACCGAAATGTATTTGCAGGCCGGCGCATCGGGCTTGTTTGCCAACTGCTTATCCAGTGAAATGTTTGAACTTACCGGTGAGGAACGCCTGCAGGTAATTAAGCACGTTATAAAAGTTGCCAATGGGGCAGTGCCAGTAGTGGCCACCGGTACATTTGGCGGGGAAATTAGCAAACAAGCAGATTTTGTAAAAAGGATACACGATGCCGGTACTGCCGCTGTAATAGCCATTACCAGCTTACTGGCCGATCAAAACGAATCGGATGAACTATTTAATGACCGTGTTTTTGAACTGATTGACCAAACTTCATCCATTCCATTAGGGTTTTACGAATGTCCTGTTCCATACAAAAGATTATTATCCCCATCACAATTAAACGCTTTTGTGGCAACGGGCAGGGTTATTTATCATAAAGATACTTGCCTGGATATCAATCAAGTAATACAAAAGCTGGAAGCCGAGAAAATTAATCCGGCGTTTGGCTTATATGACGCTTATATGGCGCATGCGGTTGAATCGCTGAAAGCTGGTTCTGCGGGGCTTTCTTGTATCCAGGGCAATTTTTTTCCTGAAATGATTGTTTGGTTATGCAATAATTATGCTAACCCGGTTTTGCAACAGGAAGTGGATATGGTGCAGCAGTTTCTGATTGATAATATGGATGTTATGCATAATGTATACCCGGTAGTGGCGAAATATTGTTTAACAAAACGCGGATTGAAAATATCAACCACTACCAGGCGCGAAGTAGGCAATTTTACATCTTCTGTTCGCAGCCAGATTGAGCATTTATTTAGCGACTACACACATTTGCAAAACAGTGTTGGTATAAAAAATTACTAA
- a CDS encoding sodium:solute symporter yields the protein MKVLPVLDFTIIGIYLIGMVLVGFYFSRKNKNAEQFTMASGLIPGWAIGLSIYATFLSSNTFLGVPGKAYGGNWNAFVFSLSMPLAAWVAVKYFVPFYRGTGEISAYTHFEKRFGPWARTYAVVCFLLTQLARMGSVFFGIALSLQALTGISMKMIMLIMGIAIILYTVSGGIKAVIWTEVVQGIIKTLGAILIIYLVVTNIPGGFTKIMDIGKADHKFSLGDFSLNFTGPTFWVVLFYGFFINLNNFGMDQNYIQRYHAAKSTKEAAKSVWLCVWIYVPASFLFFVIGSCLYAYYSQHPDLILSIKHQAAIERLPLTATPEQISGLMTKLTPADYGDKIMPHFMVTKIPAGLVGIIVAAILSAAMSTISSGMNSSATVFTVDIYKRYFKPQLNEKQTLNLLHIGTVIFGLAGMGAGIAMIGVKSILDLWWQLSGIFAAGMLGLFLLGIISRQTRNHEAIIATLIGLVVILWLTFPTIIPDEYASLRSTLNTNMIIVAGTLTIFLTGILLTKTRQLSM from the coding sequence ATGAAAGTGTTGCCTGTGCTCGATTTTACCATTATAGGTATTTACCTGATCGGGATGGTATTGGTTGGCTTTTATTTTTCGCGTAAAAATAAGAATGCCGAACAGTTTACCATGGCATCAGGTTTAATACCGGGTTGGGCTATCGGGCTTTCTATATATGCCACATTTTTAAGCAGTAACACTTTTTTGGGCGTGCCGGGCAAGGCATACGGTGGTAACTGGAATGCTTTTGTCTTTAGCCTGTCGATGCCGTTGGCAGCATGGGTAGCGGTAAAATATTTTGTACCATTTTATCGTGGTACCGGGGAGATATCAGCCTATACTCATTTTGAAAAACGCTTTGGCCCGTGGGCACGTACTTATGCAGTTGTTTGCTTTTTATTAACACAGTTGGCCCGTATGGGATCGGTATTTTTTGGTATTGCATTGAGTCTTCAGGCGCTTACCGGCATATCTATGAAAATGATCATGCTGATCATGGGAATTGCCATTATCCTGTACACTGTATCGGGTGGAATAAAAGCAGTAATATGGACAGAGGTAGTACAGGGAATTATTAAAACATTGGGCGCTATATTAATTATCTATCTGGTAGTTACCAACATACCTGGCGGCTTTACAAAGATCATGGATATTGGCAAGGCCGATCATAAATTTAGTTTGGGCGATTTCTCCCTTAATTTTACCGGGCCAACTTTTTGGGTGGTGTTGTTTTACGGGTTCTTTATCAATCTCAATAACTTTGGGATGGATCAGAACTATATACAACGTTATCATGCTGCTAAATCAACCAAAGAGGCTGCAAAATCGGTATGGTTGTGTGTGTGGATATATGTGCCTGCATCGTTTCTGTTTTTTGTGATAGGCTCCTGTTTATATGCCTATTACAGTCAGCACCCCGATCTTATTTTAAGCATAAAACATCAGGCGGCTATAGAGCGCCTGCCTTTAACAGCTACACCCGAGCAGATTAGCGGTTTAATGACCAAACTAACACCAGCCGATTATGGAGATAAAATAATGCCGCATTTTATGGTAACTAAAATACCTGCGGGATTGGTTGGTATTATCGTAGCGGCCATATTATCAGCAGCCATGAGCACTATTAGCTCAGGTATGAATTCATCAGCAACGGTTTTTACAGTAGATATCTACAAGCGATACTTTAAACCTCAGCTTAACGAAAAGCAAACACTTAATTTACTGCACATTGGCACTGTAATATTCGGATTAGCGGGCATGGGAGCGGGGATAGCCATGATAGGTGTAAAAAGTATACTCGATTTATGGTGGCAGCTTTCGGGCATATTTGCCGCGGGTATGCTTGGGTTGTTTTTGCTGGGTATCATTAGCAGGCAAACCCGCAACCATGAGGCCATCATCGCTACACTGATAGGGTTAGTGGTTATTTTGTGGCTCACATTCCCAACAATTATTCCTGATGAATACGCGTCACTCCGCAGTACTTTAAATACCAATATGATTATTGTGGCGGGTACGCTCACTATTTTCCTTACGGGAATACTATTAACCAAAACAAGGCAGCTTTCGATGTGA
- a CDS encoding SusC/RagA family TonB-linked outer membrane protein: MRKIFLLFAVLLLTGSTLMAQNRTITGTVRSNDKNEPLIGVAVQVKGSNVGTTTDTSGHFSLTATNLQSIVVGVRYIGYAYQEKTLRIGEMNADFKLVPISNSLDEVVVVGYGTQKKVHLTGAVATINTKAIQDIPTTNLSEALKGQLPNVSVSGGDTRPGAAGAITIRNPKFGNLNSVTTAPLYIIDDAFRTPADFNLLDQSEVESISILKDGAAAIYGVQGANGVIIVKTKRGKAGNAKVEYAGSYGLSDAAMLPKMMTGLQQATYLNDYYQTQNNYNLNELGFNTVTNAKVAGYYTPDELSYFANPANETYWLPVAWKTATVERHALNVSGGTDKATFFAGGSYVKQGSNFDGVNTDKWTYRASADAKVAKGLKVGLSVSGDIYQSKSFWFKTSGESLDDDVGTLAKTPQWTKYYIDGNPVLLTPSGNASKDNINFFEIQKSGDYTQQNNYILNVAANGRYDVPFVPGLSATITYNRNINNFFGKQYGSTHQFYQYSGTGTNGHIPGGTIVGTPPPIKNGDRVRLNPNYTNTYQLNDIINYQRKFGKHDISFLALYEQSENYMEGVAAEADGTFVGGKDNQNFTYGTQSSNQASLVKEYGRKAYATRLDYNYDSKYILQLAFRADANTNFAPGHQWGYFPSGSAGWVMSDENFFKDNLKFINFFKIRGSVGLLGNDNTSPWQFVNSYKFATGHAAVFGNGGGSSNTTLDRGTTVEPNILLANPDVTWDSNLKVDVGFDAEFFSNRLSVSADYYHDHRYNMLTKLSASVPFLIGAALPAENKLSINSFGYEISVGWKDHIGKDFTYNFNPYFAWSDARNVLIDQKPGDIGTYLDVAGKSDDPGFLGYRYLGIFKNQAQVDSWLTTHPGYTLFGEAPQPGMPYYQDVRGPKDANNQYTAPDGKINTEDLDYIAKKSSNHYNVGLNFGGSYKSITLGVTMGISYGGYGQVEGDAKETASALENAPAFWADHWTPTNQDAKYPAPYFSKQYDQPSALWYRSSTTFKVTNMNLSYNLPKKFADALGVASLRVYAVATNPFNFYNPYSDYRDNGSTFDTYPTIKTYSFGLNVGF, from the coding sequence ATGAGAAAAATTTTCCTCTTGTTTGCCGTATTGCTTCTAACAGGTAGTACACTAATGGCGCAAAACCGAACCATAACTGGAACGGTTAGGAGCAACGACAAAAATGAACCACTTATAGGCGTTGCTGTTCAGGTTAAAGGCAGTAACGTTGGTACTACTACCGATACCAGCGGGCACTTTTCACTTACGGCTACCAACTTACAAAGCATAGTGGTTGGTGTAAGATACATTGGTTATGCATACCAGGAAAAGACTTTGAGAATAGGTGAAATGAACGCCGATTTTAAATTGGTACCTATTTCTAACAGTCTGGACGAAGTAGTAGTAGTAGGTTATGGTACACAAAAAAAGGTTCACTTAACCGGTGCCGTTGCAACAATCAACACTAAAGCTATTCAGGATATCCCTACAACTAACCTGTCAGAGGCTTTAAAAGGCCAGTTGCCAAATGTATCTGTTAGTGGGGGCGATACCCGGCCAGGCGCGGCGGGAGCTATAACTATCCGAAATCCTAAATTTGGGAACCTTAACTCAGTCACAACAGCTCCGCTTTATATTATTGACGATGCTTTCAGAACTCCGGCAGATTTTAACCTGCTTGACCAAAGTGAGGTTGAGAGTATTTCTATACTAAAAGATGGAGCCGCAGCAATTTACGGTGTACAGGGTGCAAATGGTGTAATTATAGTTAAAACCAAACGTGGTAAAGCTGGAAATGCTAAAGTAGAGTATGCAGGTTCATACGGTTTGTCTGACGCTGCCATGCTGCCTAAAATGATGACTGGCTTGCAGCAAGCTACCTATCTTAATGATTACTACCAAACACAAAATAACTATAATCTGAATGAACTTGGCTTTAATACAGTAACTAACGCGAAGGTTGCCGGATATTATACTCCGGATGAGCTTAGTTACTTTGCAAATCCGGCCAACGAAACTTATTGGCTACCTGTGGCATGGAAAACAGCGACGGTTGAGCGCCATGCGTTAAACGTAAGCGGTGGTACAGACAAGGCTACCTTTTTTGCCGGGGGCAGCTATGTAAAACAGGGTTCAAATTTTGATGGAGTTAACACCGACAAATGGACTTATCGTGCAAGCGCTGATGCAAAAGTTGCTAAAGGGCTTAAAGTTGGCTTATCAGTTAGTGGTGATATTTACCAGTCAAAAAGCTTTTGGTTTAAAACCAGCGGGGAGAGTTTAGATGATGACGTTGGTACACTTGCAAAGACTCCGCAGTGGACAAAATATTATATTGATGGTAATCCTGTATTGCTTACCCCAAGCGGTAATGCATCAAAAGATAATATCAATTTTTTTGAAATTCAAAAATCAGGTGATTACACACAGCAAAATAATTATATACTTAACGTAGCTGCTAACGGACGATATGATGTGCCTTTTGTACCGGGCTTAAGCGCTACTATAACTTATAACAGAAATATAAATAATTTCTTTGGTAAACAGTATGGTTCAACCCATCAGTTCTACCAATATTCGGGCACGGGTACTAACGGGCATATACCAGGTGGTACAATAGTAGGCACCCCTCCTCCAATTAAGAACGGCGACCGTGTAAGGTTAAACCCGAACTATACTAACACTTACCAGTTAAACGACATCATCAATTATCAGCGTAAATTTGGTAAACACGATATTTCTTTCCTTGCACTTTATGAGCAATCAGAAAATTACATGGAAGGTGTGGCTGCCGAAGCTGACGGTACTTTTGTTGGCGGTAAGGACAATCAGAACTTTACCTATGGTACGCAATCATCAAATCAGGCCAGCCTGGTAAAAGAGTATGGCAGAAAAGCTTATGCTACTCGCTTAGATTATAATTACGATAGTAAGTATATTTTACAATTAGCTTTCAGAGCTGATGCTAATACGAATTTTGCACCAGGCCACCAATGGGGTTATTTCCCTTCGGGATCTGCCGGTTGGGTAATGTCTGATGAAAATTTCTTTAAAGACAATTTGAAATTTATTAATTTCTTCAAAATCAGAGGCTCAGTAGGTTTATTAGGAAACGATAATACTTCACCATGGCAATTTGTAAACAGTTATAAATTTGCCACCGGGCATGCGGCTGTTTTTGGCAACGGCGGAGGCAGCTCGAATACTACTTTGGACAGAGGTACAACGGTTGAACCAAACATTCTGCTGGCAAATCCTGATGTAACATGGGATAGTAACCTGAAGGTAGATGTAGGTTTTGATGCAGAATTCTTTTCAAACCGCTTGTCAGTAAGCGCTGATTATTATCATGACCATCGTTATAACATGTTGACTAAGCTATCTGCATCTGTTCCATTTTTAATTGGAGCAGCTCTTCCGGCTGAAAATAAGCTGTCCATAAACAGCTTTGGTTATGAAATATCTGTAGGATGGAAAGATCATATAGGAAAAGATTTTACATATAACTTCAATCCTTACTTCGCCTGGTCAGATGCAAGAAATGTATTAATTGATCAGAAGCCGGGCGATATCGGTACATATCTTGATGTCGCTGGCAAGTCAGACGATCCTGGATTTTTAGGTTACCGTTATCTTGGAATTTTCAAAAATCAGGCACAAGTTGATAGCTGGCTTACAACGCATCCGGGCTATACTTTATTCGGAGAGGCTCCGCAACCAGGTATGCCGTATTATCAGGATGTAAGAGGGCCAAAAGATGCAAACAACCAATATACCGCCCCTGATGGTAAAATTAATACTGAAGACTTAGATTATATTGCCAAAAAATCAAGCAACCACTATAATGTGGGATTAAACTTCGGAGGTTCATATAAATCAATAACACTGGGAGTTACCATGGGTATATCATATGGCGGATACGGACAGGTTGAAGGAGATGCAAAAGAAACCGCAAGCGCACTTGAAAATGCGCCAGCTTTTTGGGCAGACCATTGGACGCCAACTAATCAGGACGCAAAATATCCAGCCCCTTATTTTTCTAAGCAATATGACCAGCCGTCGGCTTTATGGTACAGAAGCTCAACAACCTTTAAGGTAACAAATATGAATTTGAGTTATAATTTACCTAAAAAATTTGCCGATGCGTTAGGTGTTGCAAGTTTGAGGGTGTATGCGGTGGCAACTAATCCGTTTAACTTCTATAATCCATATAGCGATTACAGAGATAATGGAAGTACGTTTGACACTTATCCTACTATTAAAACATATTCGTTTGGTTTAAATGTTGGATTTTAA
- a CDS encoding AraC family transcriptional regulator — protein sequence MKPHFLKVAVKPQNSFSIRHDILPTFRGIWHYHPELELHYVIKGEGVRFIGDNISNFSPGEITLLGETLPHCWRCKDEYFQPDSGLNVEVIVIHFLPDCLGKYLLNLPEAYLLPKLFEKAKSGMVIGGTAKTELAKLMRKAVNATNLERIIVLLSILKILAENEDFDPIILSPNEFHQSNESDTIRLNKVCSYTLANYKTEISLEKIAAIGNLSVTSFCRYFKLMTKKTYFDFLTEIRISHACRFLIEDKLPTEVLCFECGYNNISNFYRHFKRVTKMTPLEYKRKYLKGQPTN from the coding sequence ATGAAGCCCCATTTTCTTAAGGTTGCTGTAAAACCGCAAAACTCATTTAGTATCAGGCATGACATTTTACCCACCTTCAGGGGTATATGGCATTACCATCCGGAATTGGAACTTCACTATGTAATTAAGGGAGAAGGGGTGCGGTTTATTGGTGATAATATCAGCAATTTTTCGCCGGGCGAAATCACATTGCTTGGAGAAACACTTCCACATTGCTGGCGCTGTAAGGATGAGTATTTTCAACCTGATTCTGGTTTGAATGTAGAAGTGATCGTTATTCACTTTTTACCAGACTGCCTGGGCAAGTACCTGCTTAATTTACCCGAAGCTTATTTGTTGCCCAAACTATTTGAAAAGGCTAAAAGCGGAATGGTAATTGGTGGCACTGCAAAAACAGAATTAGCCAAACTAATGCGAAAAGCGGTAAATGCTACCAATCTCGAACGCATCATCGTGTTGCTGTCCATACTTAAAATATTGGCCGAAAATGAAGACTTTGATCCTATCATATTATCACCTAACGAATTCCATCAATCTAACGAGTCTGATACTATTCGCCTTAATAAAGTTTGCTCCTATACATTAGCTAATTACAAAACCGAAATTAGTTTAGAGAAAATAGCTGCCATAGGAAACCTTAGTGTAACTTCTTTTTGCCGATATTTTAAACTGATGACCAAAAAAACCTATTTTGATTTTTTAACCGAGATCAGGATAAGTCACGCCTGTAGGTTTTTAATTGAAGATAAACTACCTACCGAAGTATTATGCTTTGAATGCGGATACAACAATATTTCGAACTTTTACCGTCATTTTAAAAGGGTTACCAAAATGACCCCACTGGAATACAAAAGAAAATACCTGAAAGGACAGCCAACTAACTGA